In Arachis stenosperma cultivar V10309 chromosome 1, arast.V10309.gnm1.PFL2, whole genome shotgun sequence, one DNA window encodes the following:
- the LOC130945124 gene encoding uncharacterized membrane protein At3g27390: MDFGGSIQGYVKASYVVFAFFSAFFFGAIKGLVVGPIAALILIIGNVGVILGLFPWHVAWTVYTLLKIEIFDAALKVAFLIALPALFGIWLGIGIAGSVLLGVGYGFFTPWVSTFEAFRYDNESKKFLHCLVDGTLGTIKGSCTVVRDFADMCYHSYPSYLKEIRESPSSNECLRLRLIHVPACIIVGIMGLIVEIPLFTAIAIIKSPFLLFKGWFRLLHDLISREGPFLETACVPIAGLTIFVWPLVVIASILLAIFSSIFIGLYASVIVYQERSFRRGLAYVIAMVAEFDEYTNDWLYLREGTFLPKPQYRKKMVSQSSEFSVRGNNSVSGRVNTSMEAPAMFMPSLAPSRSVRETIQEVKMVQIWGNMMRYCEMKGKELLDANVLSQSDLYEWLRGKNGNEAAIVGVGLPCYSLLQTLLFSIKANSSGVLLLEDFEITYLNRPKDKLLDWFFNPVMVLKEQIRVITLVEDEVRYLEKVVLFGSNKQRLEAWDNGGFVITDALRAAQIEGISRRMIGMIRSVSKFPTYRRKFRHVVKTLVAHSLEKDASETALVSCYVEKDVAEKALVIHSLEKDIAGPGRSTRSIVSVPSDDNV, translated from the exons ATGGATTTTGGTGGCTCTATACAAGGTTATGTGAAGGCTTCTTATGTGGTCTTTGCTTTCTTCTCTGCCTTCTTCTTTGGTGCCATAAAAG GCTTAGTTGTGGGTCCTATTGCTGCTTTGATACTGATTATTGGCAACGTTGGTGTGATTCTTGGATTGTTTCCTTGGCATGTGGCATGGACCGTATACACCCTTTTGAA GATTGAAATATTTGATGCAGCGTTGAAAGTTGCATTTTTGATTGCTTTGCCTGCTTTATTTGGTATATGGTTAGGTATAGGCATAGCTGGAAGCGTTCTTCTTGGTGTTGGCTATGGCTTCTTCACTCCATGGGTTTCAACTTTTGAGGCCTTCAGATATGATAATGAGTCCAAGAAATTCTTGCACTGTCTTGTG GATGGAACCTTGGGAACCATTAAAGGAAGCTGTACTGTAGTAAGAGATTTTGCAGATATGTGTTACCATTCATACCCAAGTTACTTGAAGGAAATAAGAGAATCACCTAGTTCAAATGAGTGTCTGAGACTAAG GTTGATTCATGTTCCTGCATGTATCATTGTGGGGATCATGGGGCTAATTGTTGAGATTCCGCTTTTCACTGCAATTGCCATAATAAAGAGCCCTTTCTTGTTATTCAAGGGTTGGTTCAGACTCTTGCATGACTTAATTAGCAGAGAAGGTCCATTCCTTGAAACAGCATGTGTCCCCATTGCTGGTTTGACCATATTTGTTTGGCCACTCGTTGTCATTGCCAGCATTTTGTTGGCCATTTTCTCAAGCATCTTTATTGGACTTTATGCATCTGTTATAGTATATCAG GAAAGATCGTTCCGCCGAGGTTTGGCCTATGTGATTGCAATGGTTGCTGAGTTTGATGAGTACACAAATGATTGGCTCTATCTTCGTGAGGGGACATTCCTTCCAAA GCCCCAGTATCGAAAGAAAATGGTTTCTCAATCGTCAGAGTTCTCGGTTCGAGGAAATAATAGTGTGTCTGGCAGAGTAAATACTTCTATGGAGGCACCTGCAATGTTTATGCCAAGCTTGGCTCCTTCAAGATCAGTAAGAGAGACCATCCAAGAAGTGAAAATGGTGCAG ATATGGGGAAATATGATGAGGTACTGTGAGATGAAAGGGAAGGAATTATTGGATGCTAATGTATTATCACAGAGTGACCTTTATGAGTGGTTAAGGGGAAAGAATGGTAATGAGGCAGCCATAGTTGGTGTTGGCTTGCCTTGTTATTCACTTCTACAGACACTCCTCTTCTCCATCAAGGCCAACTCGAGCGGAGTGTTGCTCCTTGAAGATTTCGAGATCACGTATCTAAACAGGCCGAAGGACAAGCTGTTGGATTGGTTCTTCAATCCTGTGATGGTCCTGAAGGAGCAGATAAGGGTGATTACATTGGTGGAAGATGAAGTGAGGTACTTGGAGAAAGTTGTTCTCTTTGGAAGCAACAAGCAAAGGTTGGAGGCTTGGGATAATGGCGGTTTCGTGATTACTGATGCTCTTAGAGCTGCTCAAATTGAGGGGATTTCCAGAAG gatGATTGGAATGATAAGGAGTGTATCAAAGTTTCCAACTTACAGAAGGAAGTTTCGGCACGTTGTTAAAACCTTAGTTGCTCACTCTCTGGAGAAGGATGCTTCTGAAACTGCTTTAGTTAGCTGTTATGTGGAGAAAGATGTTGCTGAAAAGGCTTTAGTGATTCATTCTTTGGAAAAAGATATTGCTGGACCTGGAAGATCAACCAGGTCTATAGTATCAGTTCCCTCAGATGACAATGTTTAA